In the Pirellulales bacterium genome, one interval contains:
- a CDS encoding MFS transporter, producing MQIPELRQSRFQGWSVVWVAFVIAVFGWGVGFYSPGVLLLTLHASKGWPVAMISSAITAHFLIGAALIVYLPEAHRSIGLAQTTIIGAVLAGAGIVAWSVASAPWQLFVAAAISGSGWAATSGAAINAMVAPWFDRDRPKAIGLAFNGASIGGVMFPPLLILLIAKIGVEGAAVAVGIAMPLVIIPLSIFYLRRDPKGLGLAPDGLLIDSKPHVATPLTRSPRKDLIKTKGFMTLSVAFALALFAQVGLLTHLLTRISPLLGENGAAASVSMVTTSAVLGRTLLGWTIGGRDRRLAASANFLLQSVGVALMIISDAPTVVLVGCVLFGLGVGNVVSLPPLIAQHEFRAADVGTVVALVVAFNQAVFALAPAVLGVLRDISTSYVVPFALAAAMQIVAALIVLIRPPRRSASE from the coding sequence ATGCAGATCCCCGAACTTCGACAATCGCGATTTCAGGGCTGGTCCGTCGTTTGGGTCGCGTTTGTAATCGCGGTTTTCGGATGGGGTGTCGGATTTTATAGTCCGGGAGTGCTCTTGCTGACGTTGCACGCCTCCAAGGGCTGGCCGGTCGCAATGATCTCTAGCGCGATCACTGCGCACTTCCTGATCGGGGCAGCACTGATTGTGTACTTACCCGAAGCTCACAGATCAATTGGGTTGGCGCAGACAACGATCATCGGCGCGGTTCTCGCAGGTGCAGGGATCGTGGCCTGGTCAGTCGCGTCAGCTCCGTGGCAATTGTTCGTGGCGGCAGCAATCTCGGGGAGTGGTTGGGCAGCGACGAGCGGTGCGGCGATCAACGCGATGGTCGCTCCATGGTTCGATCGAGATCGACCAAAGGCCATCGGCTTGGCATTCAACGGCGCAAGCATCGGCGGCGTCATGTTTCCGCCCTTGCTTATTTTGCTGATCGCCAAGATTGGGGTTGAGGGGGCGGCGGTCGCGGTAGGTATCGCCATGCCGCTGGTCATAATACCTCTTTCGATTTTTTACCTGCGCCGTGATCCGAAAGGACTCGGTCTGGCGCCCGACGGACTGCTTATCGACAGCAAGCCCCACGTCGCTACCCCATTAACGCGTAGTCCTCGCAAAGACCTCATCAAGACCAAGGGTTTCATGACACTTTCAGTGGCCTTCGCGTTGGCCCTATTCGCTCAAGTCGGACTGCTAACGCACTTGCTGACCCGAATATCCCCATTGCTCGGCGAGAACGGGGCTGCCGCCTCAGTCAGTATGGTGACCACATCTGCTGTTTTGGGCCGCACTCTGCTAGGCTGGACGATCGGAGGCCGTGATCGCCGCCTGGCTGCATCCGCGAACTTTCTCCTCCAAAGCGTCGGCGTTGCATTGATGATCATCTCAGATGCGCCCACGGTTGTACTGGTTGGTTGCGTGCTGTTTGGTCTCGGCGTCGGTAACGTTGTTTCCCTTCCCCCGCTTATCGCGCAACATGAGTTTCGTGCGGCCGACGTCGGTACGGTCGTCGCGCTCGTGGTGGCGTTCAATCAAGCTGTCTTTGCGTTGGCTCCTGCTGTCCTCGGCGTGCTTCGGGACATTTCGACGAGCTACGTGGTGCCGTTCGCCTTGGCCGCGGCAATGCAAATCGTAGCCGCGTTGATTGTGCTCATAAGGCCTCCAAGAAGGTCGGCTAGTGAGTAG